The following proteins are encoded in a genomic region of Cryptococcus gattii WM276 chromosome I, complete sequence:
- a CDS encoding Phospholipase D, putative; Spo14p (Similar to TIGR gene model, INSD accession AAW43231.1; required for meiosis and spore formation; differently regulated in secretion and meiosis), with the protein MKSEDKPGPMNEIYLEPRITHIHYHEHLEPTVRGIRHGPILNITPDGEAELPPGETSQSSRRPSSNHISNCRTRNSRDSNDFPVSASNGDVPDGIWRSALQQPGTGGKDTKKAASSRFSSFRGDEVTTGESEAEDSGPGTPTEAAQKRWSMLRHRILPSRTSFGGNPTGPTPGRVSALAPTVIASVPLTTELFAGQLPVMILKTWIDRDEDGRKAVPVLLGNLRFRVGDSVGLRQGKETTGKEMFKVECEYGDGAVKWVIFRELRDFLSLHAHYKAANFGTSVAGLRSTRRVEIPDFPRMSIPYLNKFERTPGGKDKEKVRHIAKAEHAQASRDALQQYLVELIRAVIFRPESNRLCKFFELSALTLALAPRGGFQGKTGFLKIPGSNVSRRANQPGLTPQSWKASKEPKWFIVRDTYCVATDGPETTDFYDVFLFDSDFTIIRPKRYYRQGINILSGHAAAKHIKLKNGSDTNNNISIPERVDTDNPFNREVIVRSGEGQGSKAQNMYDETEHEASQHTFYIVNSQRKLKLVAKNARQMHQFIVSMERIASQCAWTKRNRFDSFAPLRLNVAAQWLVDGRDYFWNLSRAINMAKDRIYIHDWWISPELYLRRPGDERYRLDNLLKRKAEDGVKIFIIIYNEVSDKTTPVDSQYTKRTLMNLHPNIMIQRSPSHFQTGTFYWSHHEKLCVIDETIAFMGGLDLCYGRWDTPQHVLIDEEFSEPDGPNGPVWRGKDYANERVMEYTNLDKPFEDMFDRTKVPRMPWHDVGLQIVGQPARDLCRHFVQRWNLLIRTKNHKRRMPFLLPAADFTGRELQDLKLQGTCEVQICRSVGPWSMGTSTKIEHSIQNAYCKSIETSEHFVYIENQFFITSTIVGGVAVENSIGDSLVNRIIRAHKEGQDWRACIVIPLLPGYTYPLDSNEASSVRLILECQNRTICRGTSSIFSRLRKEGIDPDDYITFFSLRGWSKFKTGVLTSEQVYVHGKTMVVDDRLVLCGSANINERSQRGDRDSELLAVVRDTDMVDGIMAGRPYKVGRFAHSLRVRLMREHVGVDVDALDEEHLMSREPIAEADEVETWDPDHEQQSENEGGDGITQVKKRAARERLMNTFSAGLASLTKGMSENAISSVKKTADKIVHPAAVIASGQTAAHHQFNVGDPSEREDYEPEGETSKGFASSVVPTLEEKTIFERRQSAQQANGRPLFDLQEERSQQGGQDVSQAKSKEEREEASETNVPRKTKKHTTLFDGDSTAQKPSVPRSQIESSSKELFGTPANIATLNDDLPVRGTDRQAEGEGKGTDEGQTAFKARKILRKHLNANVQVSPWSMPAPTPDINPNSFHDPLDGRFWKNVWVATAVHNTEIFRKVFRCVPDDLVTSWAQYKAFANHAEKFNKEPEDVAQEGSDEPVKVTHDGPGTHGAGGGGSGGGQVGTMLRDKESNESETIGPDVVDGKPRDRLGLGTGGTRNTINGGELKMEAERDKRPSQPDEAWAEWERYEMEKLLNEVRGHLVIYPTRFLEAEDLANNFLFNSDKILPLPIYN; encoded by the exons ATGAAGTCTGAAGACAAGCCGGGACCTATGAACGAGATTTATCTTGAACCTCGTATTACCCATATTCAT TACCATGAGCATCTCGAGCCGACTGTTCGCGGCATCCGTCATGGGCCCATCCTTAACATCACCCCTGACGGAGAAGCGGAGCTTCCTCCTGGTGAAACATCACAATCATCACGCCGACCTTCATCGAATCATATTTCTAATTGTAGGACTCGAAATTCTAGAGATAGCAACGATTTTCCGGTGTCAGCTTCCAATGGAGATGTTCCAGATGGTATTTGGAGAAGCGCTTTGCAGCAGCCCGGCACGGGCGGGAAGGACACAAAAAAGGCTGCTAGCTCAAGATTTAGCAGCTTCCGGGGGGACGAGGTTACGACGGGCGAGTCTGAGGCTGAAGACTCTGGGCCAGGGACTCCGACCGAGGCCGCTCAGAAAAGGTGGTCAATGCTCAGGCATCGCATCCTGCCCTCTCGCACTTCTTTTGGTGGTAATCCCACTGGTCCAACACCTGGAAGAGTTTCCGCCCTAGCTCCTACAGTTATCGCGTCTGTTCCTCTTACCACTGAGCTATTTGCTGGTCAGTTGCCGGTCATGATCCTCAAGACTTGGATAGATAGAGACGAAGACGGCAGAAAAGCTGTACCAGTCCTTCTGGGTAATCTGAGGTTCAGGGTCGGTGATAGTGTAGGGTTGAGACAAGGCAAGGAAACAACAGGAAAGGAGATGTTCAAGGTGGAGTGCGAATATGGGGACGGTGCTGTCAAATGG GTCATTTTCCGCGAACTCCGTGacttcctctctctccatGCCCACTACAAAGCCGCTAACTTTGGTACCTCGGTCGCTGGTCTTCGCTCCACTCGACGCGTCGAAATCCCTGACTTCCCTCGCATGAGTATTCCTTATCTCAACAAGTTTGAAAGAACACCTGGAGGGAAAGACAAAGAGAAAGTCAGACATATTGCCAAGGCAGAGCATGCTCAGGCCAGTAGGGATGCCTTGCAGCAGTATCTTGTAGAACTTATTCGTGCTGTC ATTTTCCGACCTGAATCCAATCGCCTCTGTAAATTTTTTGAACTCTCTGCCCTTACTCTGGCTCTCGCCCCACGTGGAGGGTTCCAAGGCAAAACTGGCTTCCTCAAAATCCCTGGATCAAACGTGTCAAGACGAGCCAACCAGCCTGGCTTGACTCCCCAGAGTTGGAAGGCGAGCAAAGAGCCTAAGTGGTTCATTGTCAGGGATACTTACTGCGTAGCTACCGACGGGCCCGAGACG ACCGACTTCTATGATGTCTTCCTCTTTGATTCCGATTTCACTATCATACGTCCTAAACGATACTATCGCCAAGGTATCAACATTCTTTCCGGACACGCCGCTGCTAAACATATTAAGCTCAAGAATGGCAGTGATACCAACAACAACATTAGCATTCCTGAACGTGTTGACACCGACAACCCATTTAATCGAGAGGTTATTGTCAGGAGTggagaaggacaaggatCTAAAGCCCAAAACATGTATGATGAGACGGAGCACGAAGCGAGTCAGCACACGTTCTATATTGTAAATTCGCAGAGGAAATTGAAGCTGGTTGCGAAGAATGCT AGGCAAATGCATCAGTTCATTGTGTCAATGGAAAGAATTGCGTCTCAGTGTGCTTGGACCAAGCGTAACAGGTTCGATTCCTTTGCACCTTTGCGGCTGAATGTCGCGGCACAGTGGCTTGTTGACGGT CGAGATTATTTTTGGAATCTCAGTCGAGCGATAAACATGGCCAAAGACCGTATCTATATCCATGACTGGTGGATCTCTCCTGAGCTCTATCTGCGTCGACCTGGTGATGAGAGATACAGGCTCGATAATCTATTGAAGCGCAAAGCGGAGGATGGAGTCAAGattttcatcatcatcta TAATGAAGTCTCGGACAAAACTACTCCGGTTGACAGTCAATACACTAAGCGAACACTCATGAATCTTCACCCTAACATCATGATTCAAAGGTCGCCTTCGCATTTCCAAACCGGGACATTCTATTGGTCACAT CACGAGAAACTTTGCGTGATTGATGAGACTATCGCGTTTATGGGTGGTCTTGACTT GTGTTATGGCCGATGGGATACTCCTCAACACGTCCTAATTGATGAAGAATTCAGTGAGCCCGACGGTCCTAATGGTCCCGTGTGGCGAGGCAAGGATTACGCCAATGAGCGCGTTATGGAGTATACGAACCTTGACAAACCGTTTGAAGATATGTTTGACAGAACAAAGGTTCCCCGTATGCCTTG GCACGATGTCGGTCTCCAAATTGTTGGTCAACCTGCACGAGACCTTTGTCGTCACTTTGTGCAACGTTGGAATCTTCTTATCCGAACTAAGAACCACAAGCGTCGCAtgccttttcttcttcctgctGCAGACTTTACTGGGCGAGAACTTCAGGACTTAAAACTGCAGGGTACGTGTGAAGTCCAGATCTGTCGGTCGGTAGGACCATGGTCTATGGGCACTTCAACGAAGATTGAACATTCAATTCAGAATGCTTACTGCAAAT CCATCGAAACTTCTGAACACTTTGTCTATATCGAGAACCAATTTTTCATCACTTCAACTATCGTTGGTGGTGTTGCTGTTGAAAACAGTATTGGTGATTCTCTTGTCAATCGTATCATCCGCGCACACAAAGAAGGTCAAGATTGGCGAGCTTGTATTGTCATTCCTCTGTTGCCTGGATACACCTATCCCCTCGACTCAAATGAGGCGAGCTCAGTGAGACTGATCTTGGAATGTCAAAATAGGACAATTTGCAGAGGAACAAGTTCAATCTTCTCAAGGTTAAGAAAGGAGGGAATTGAT CCTGATGATTACATCACATTCTTCTCTTTAAGAGGATGGTCCAAATTCAAAACAGGTGTCTTGACTAGCGAGCAGGTTTATGTTCATGGCAAGACCATGGTTGTAGATGATC GCCTTGTGTTGTGTGGCTCTGCTAACATCAATGAGCGCAGTCAGCGTGGTGATCGAGACTCTGAGCTTTTGGCTGTGGTCCGTGACACTGATATGGTTGACGG AATCATGGCAGGTCGTCCATATAAAGTTGGCCGCTTTGCCCACAGTCTTCGTGTTCGCCTCATGCGCGAACATGTTGGTGTTGATGTTGATGCTCTGGATGAAGAACATCTCATGTCTCGAGAGCCTATTGCCGAGGCTGATGAAGTGGAAACTTGGGACCCAGACCACGAGCAGCAGAGCGAAAACGAAGGGGGCGATGGCATTACGCAAGTCAAAAAACGCGCAGCGAGGGAACGTCTTATGAACACTTTTTCTGCGGGTTTGGCAAGTT TAACGAAGGGCATGTCTGAAAATGCCATTTCAAGTGTTAAGAAGACTGCGGATAAGATCGTCCATCCTGCTGCTGTCATTGCATCTGGTCAAACTGCTGCCCATCACCAGTTTAATGTGGGTGACCCCTCCGAGCGAGAAGACTATGAGCCTGAGGGCGAAACATCTAAAGGTTTTGCTTCTTCCGTGGTGCCTACCCTTGAAGAGAAAACCATTTTTGAGCGTCGACAAAGTGCCCAACAAGCGAACGGCAGGCCTTTATTTGACCTTCAAGAAGAACGCAGTCAACAAGGCGGACAGGATGTTAGTCAGGCCAAGAGcaaggaggaaagagaggaagCTAGTGAAACAAATGTTCCTAGAAAAACCAAGAAGCATACCACGCTTTTTGATGGGGATTCGACAGCGCAGAAACCCAGCGTTCCACGATCGCAAATCGAATCTTCCAGCAAGGAACTCTTTGGAACTCCGGCCAACATTGCCACCTTAAATGATGATTTACCCGTACGAGGGACGGACCGCCAAGCGGAAGGTGAGGGAAAAGGGACAGATGAGGGTCAGACGGCTTTTAAGGCGCGAAAAATCTTGAGGAAGCATTTGAATGCCAACGTACAAGTGTCTCCGTGGAGCATGCCGGCGCCTACGCCAGATATCAACCCCAACAGCTTTCACGATCCGTTGGATGGAAGGTTTTGGAAAAATGTGTGGGTGGCCACTGCTGTTCATAAC ACTGAAATCTTCCGAAAAGTCTTTAGATGTGTT CCTGATGATCTCGTTACTTCTTGGGCTCAGTACAAAGCTTTCGCTAATCATGCCGAAAAGTTCAACAAGGAGCCTGAAGATGTCGCCCAAGAAGGCAGCGACGAACCCGTTAAGGTAACTCACGATGGCCCCGGTACTCATGGTGCAGGCGGTGGTGGATCTGGTGGTGGTCAAGTAGGCACAATGTTAAGGGATAAGGAAAGTAACGAAAGCGAGACGATTGGTCCTGATGTAGTGGATGGGAAACCTAGAGACCGCCTCGGCTTGGGAACAGGGGGGACCAGGAACACGATCAACGGAGGCGAATTGAAGATGGAGGCTGAAAGGGACAAGAGACCAAGCCAGCCCGATGAGGCTTGGGCTGAATGGGAAAGATATGAGATGGAGAAGCTGTTAAATGAAGTGCGAGGGCATCTAG TAATTTATCCCACAAGGTTCTTAGAAGCGGAAGACCTTGCGAACAATTTCCTTTTTAAC TCCGACAAGATCTTGCCTCTTCCCATTTACAATTGA
- a CDS encoding uncharacterized protein (Similar to SGTC gene model, INSD accession EAL21356.1) — MAAPYHKTAGSSHSFFSVSIPNQLLPPGSESATTSPAYSPSVEQEPWPETHVTSSNVGLPVMGSVPIPSPRISHSSTSASFGMGVTKEEQEAQRRNPLVDLMESENLYAEQLGLIIRRAAGAWSRKDFPPAKLDSMFRSVEAVYRANRGFGQKLREIGPNPSSPKALGDLLMRWIDDLEPAYHRYASSFLSGFDSYPPVVGNTLLPGILGEISTSSRPTPPLTQWTLDALFILPYTRLRYYRKLYTRLLRSTKEGKSDHKLLVVANERLEKLVREVEVRLELDVGDHEEENPKCASAGNVKTEERDKERLSRSSSALDGSIESHGNSGIEGCSSSSSVVTSITQSPQRPPAIQSPVGAPSAPLFAITSPLSDLELRIDSEKTIDLFTMKLKKCKLQMNPPLMPFSRTLRSSHDVMLYFTPSATGQQVVHKRAHIFILSDLFIIAEWMEAADKASKMQQIAREQPERVGRGGPMPEMWLSYPPLAGKHLMVAEGHQANILTVMIMRKETFAIHTESEIAKDQIMRDLIECIDFASSVNRSHNPAPLPNDSQPLTSGGLTVTHFPTPITKIPSPSTSPRQGNAKEAQTHAHGLVAQIKEVSLGTGECVAWARAPTQPTSQQMPMPVAAVAPSAMTTPPPRGTSLCTRGVPPKSKVNQTLPSMQPSQFALFQHRQIMPSSSTQMPAFPPIQGTTFLKQDQLPASQPPSRSPSGQSVVPGPLDLRMQQDLPPAPSLWGPGPFVSDPGHGSNSLAPRTNPLGSRSLEQLRPLKPPSSMFRNNIPGRVSPLGVCRYDDSPPQSPVEEEISSLTEPTIISAQMKCKVFLKQTHQQWKPLGSGKLKLYSQAVGHVKQLVVESDSSSKQLLISTIILTDGVERVAKTGVAVEISDRGKRTGIVYMIQLRNESSALGLFESLLAGSDRAVQP; from the exons ATGGCAGCACCATATCACAAGACCGCTGGTTCATCACACAGCTTTTTCTCTGTATCCATTCCTAATCAACTCTTGCCCCCTGGCTCGGAGTCAGCTACCACTTCCCCAGCATACTCTCCATCTGTCGAGCAAGAACCGTGGCCCGAGACTCACGTCACTTCTTCCAATGTCGGCTTACCGGTGATGGGCTCAGTGCCCATTCCCAGTCCAAGGATATCACATTCTTCAACCTCAGCATCATTTGGCATGGGAGTGACGAAGGAAGAGCAGGAGGCGCAAAGGAGGAACCCTCTTGTAGATTTGATGGAAAGTGAAAACCTATATGCGGAGCAATTGGGTCTCATCATTCGG CGAGCTGCAGGTGCATGGTCTAGAAAAGATTTTCCGCCAGCTAAGCTCGATTCCATGTTCAGATCTGTGGAGGCTGTGTATCGGGCGAATAGGGGGTTTGGACAG AAACTGAGAGAGATAGGGCCAAATCCATCCAGCCCCAAGGCCCTGGGGGACCTTCTGATGCGATGG ATAGACGACCTTGAGCCGGCATACCATAGATACGCCTCATCCTTCTTATCAGGTTTCGACTCTTATCCCCCTGTCGTCGGTAACACCCTTCTACCCGGTATCCTGGGCGAAATATCTACAAGCTCACGTCCCACTCCACCCTTGACCCAATGGACGCTCGATGCTCTATTCATTCTCCCTTATACGCGTTTACGATATTACCGCAAGTTGTACACGCGACTTCTTCGAAGCAccaaagaaggaaaaagcGATCATAAACTGTTGGTAGTTGCGAATGAGAGACTAGAAAAATTGGTTCGTGAAGTAGAAGTCAGGTTGGAGCTGGATGTCGGCGACCATGAGGAGGAAAATCCTAAGTGCGCGTCCGCTGGAAATGTTAAGACTGAAGAGAGGGACAAAGAGAGACTCAGCAGGAGCAGTTCAGCCTTAGACGGCTCCATAGAATCCCATGGAAA CAGCGGAATTGAAGGCTGCAGCTCAAGTAGTTCTGTTGTAACCAGTATCACGCAATCTCCGCAACGACCGCCAGCTATCCAATCTCCTGTTGGAGCTCCGTCTGCTCCTTTATTTGCAATAACGTCGCCCTTGTCTGACCTTGAGTTGAGGATAGATTCAGAAAAGACTATTGACTTATTTACTATGAAGCTTAAG AAATGTAAACTCCAGATGAATCCTCCACTAATGCCCTTTAGCCGCACTCTTCGCTCATCCCACGATGTCATGCTTTACTTCACGCCTTCAGCAACCGGTCAGCAGGTCGTACATAAACGTGCCcacatcttcatccttAGTGACCTTTTCATTATTGCTGAATGGATGGAGGCGGCCGACAAGGCATCGAAGATGCAGCAAATTGCCAGAGAACAACCGGAAAGAGTGGGTCGTGGTGGGCCCATGCCTGAAATGTGGCTCAGTTACCCTCCTCTAGCGGGGAAGCACTTGATGGTCGCCGAAGGGCACCAAG CAAATATCCTAACTGTAATGATCATGCGTAAAGAAACCTTTGCTATTCACACGGAATCAGAAATTGCGAAGGACCAGATAATGAGAGATCTTATTGAATGCATAGACTTTGCTTCTTCTG TCAATCGATCACATAATCCAGCGCCCTTACCCAATGATAGTCAACCTCTGACTTCCGGTGGTCTCACTGTCACTCATTTCCCTACACCAATCACCAAGATTCCATCCCCATCCACCAGTCCTCGTCAAGGCAACGCCAAAGAAGCACAAACTCACGCCCATGGCTTGGTTGCACAAATTAAAGAAGTATCTCTCGGGACGGGGGAGTGTGTTGCGTGGGCACGAGCTCCCACACAACCTACGTCCCAGCAGATGCCCATGCCAGTTGCTGCCGTTGCGCCGTCGGCCATGACTACACCACCTCCACGAGGGACAAGTCTCTGCACACGGGGAGTTCCTCCTAAATCTAAAGTAAATCAAACTCTCCCTTCCATGCAGCCAAGTCAATTTGCTCTTTTTCAACACCGACAAATCATGCCATCCTCCAGTACACAAATGCCTGCCTTCCCTCCTATCCAGGGCACGACTTTTCTTAAGCAAGACCAGCTACCAGCGAGTCAACCGCCTTCAAGATCTCCGTCAGGTCAGTCCGTCGTACCGGGCCCTCTGGACCTGCGAATGCAACAGGATCTTCCACCAGCACCATCTTTGTGGGGCCCAGGCCCTTTCGTATCTGACCCAGGTCATGGGTCAAACTCGTTGGCGCCCCGTACCAACCCGCTCGGATCGAGGTCTCTCGAACAGCTTCGCCCACTGAAGCCGCCATCGTCTATGTTTAGGAATAATATACCAGGGCGGGTTTCTCCATTGGGTGTGTGCAGGTATGACGACTCCCCACCGCAGTCCCCTGTCGAAGAGGAGATTTCTTCGTTGACCGAGCCCACTATCATCTCTGCGCAGATGAAATGTAAGGTGTTTCTGAAACAGACTCATCAGCAATGGAAGCCTCTCGGTTCTGGAAAGCTTAAACTCTACTCCCAGGCCGTAGGCCATGTCAAGCAACTAGTGGTTGAATCTGATTCATCATCCAAACAATTACTTATATCGACGATCATTCTTACGGATGGTGTTGAAAGGGTAGCGAAGACAGGTGTCGCTGTGGAAATCTCAGATCGGGGCAAGCGTACCGGGATTGTATATATGATCCAGTTGAGAAATGAAAGCTCCGCGCTGGGGCTCTTTGAGAGCTTGTTGGCCGGGAGTGATAGAGCCGTGCAGCCGTAG
- a CDS encoding Hypothetical Protein (Similar to TIGR gene model, INSD accession AAW42803.1) produces MPPRLSTRASTSSTSSDEPVYLDCPPSFVSAPFRRRNALIPSATKSSNRKLRTKAFVVSDDDDEPEFIGRVLGGLAEKYRFKEVSHSAAGGKPSQSTKEMSLHSSKNSAKRNPDISERSDAISSPSAKTWGRSHNLPKQPGSHALLPDLGLEPEPIPEWLGRTSVLLQLHACPICKLRWKGKESGIARWRHMTICRPPFYRPPNAPPNLQQLIHNALSSRTEPYSLLEWHTRSLTNDVDCFPTEKSPSASKKPNSRNDSKGRRPRNVATITGLTSVTNVHPSDDRGEGWEEEVSSRVRDWIGPSSPSTLSENENEFIQQSLSNESIWSASQIRAQDDDYFPPTQPLDASSLAQAYPRPSSSSFTLRPSNSFRVSNMSPNRSRPLAQREILIPASDSEDEGMGHNEPLKDSFSEKGCRISPNQMTDTAFDDENAYQRPFQSWRDLCTAGNPSQRLLRPTEAQDEFLILPKKDHQNKSYSKSYALTSGKVESPMKVRECEGFDFYINQDGAILTCGGNSSVHHDHDILQKNEAGPSSVSSSFTVDSILEYSNVTDSELSELGWGEENGFGSIEEEVLEGICGREERRRDLRMPDYDSWDVKALQLLTTDYGYRSVKDRSSLVRIATECWKALNPLEAEASEGSMSSGEPICLGNGYLHVSENDGNYDQKQCKGGSSEGEGPNKGKSNDNVVDLHDQFHDIIVNDSDLYLRILHYEPVAFDELVIKAIASGMTRRGWKKELKNYLDLQSVTYFTGDSTSRRGWR; encoded by the exons ATGCCCCCCAGACTTTCCACACGTGCCTCCACATCCTCCACTTCATCCGATGAACCAGTTTACCTGGATTGCCCGCCTTCATTTGTCTCCGCTCCCTTTCGAAGACGAAATGCCTTGATACCCTCAGCGACAAAGTCTTCCAATCGCAAATTGAGAACTAAGGCCTTTGTCGTCAgcgatgacgatgatgagccAGAATTCATTGGCCGAGTTTTGGGAGGGCTGGCCGAAAAGTATCGTTTCAAAGAGGTCTCACATTCGGCGGCCGGGGGAAAACCGTCTCAATCCACAAAAGAAATGTCCCTACACTCATCTAAGAATAGTGCAAAAAGAAATCCAGACATATCTGAGAGATCAGACGCGATATCCTCGCCGTCGGCCAAAACATGGGGGAGATCTCATAACCTGCCCAAACAACCAGGATCTCACGCATTGCTGCCTGATCTTGGCCTGGAGCCAGAGCCTATACCCGAATGGCTTGGTAGAACCTCAGTGTTATTGCAGCTTCACGCCTGCCCTATTTGTAAGCTGAGGtggaaaggaaaggaaagtGGCATAGCTCGTTGG AGACATATGACAATCTGTAGACCTCCTTTTTATCGACCGCCAAACGCTCCACCTAATTTACAGCAGTTGATTCATAATGCCTTATCCAGCCGTACTGAGCCGTATTCTTTACTCGAATGGCACACCCGTTCACTCACCAATGACGTTGATTGTTTTCCTACTGAAAAAAGTCCTTCCGCTAGCAAAAAGCCCAACTCAAGGAATGATTCCAAGGGCCGAAGGCCACGCAACGTTGCCACTATCACTGGTCTGACAAGTGTCACCAATGTACACCCGAGCGACGATCGAGGGGAGGGCtgggaagaggaagtaaGCTCCAGGGTGAGAGATTGGATTGGTCCCTCCAGCCCTTCAACATTATCTGAGAATGAAAATGAATTCATCCAGCAGTCACTCTCCAATGAGAGCATTTGGTCGGCTTCGCAAATCCGAGCTCAAGACGATGATTATTTCCCTCCCACTCAGCCCTTGGATGCATCGAGCCTAGCTCAAGCTTATCCGAGACCGAGCTCGTCATCTTTTACACTCAGGCCTTCGAACTCATTCCGCGTCTCCAACATGTCACCCAATCGATCACGCCCACTCGCTCAGCGGGAAATCCTCATACCAGCATCTGACTCAGAAGACGAAGGCATGGGACATAATGAGCCACTGAAAGATTCATTCTCAGAAAAAGGATGCCGCATCAGTCCAAATCAGATGACTGACACTGCCTTCGACGATGAAAATGCCTACCAACGGCCCTTTCAGTCTTGGAGGGATTTGTGCACCGCAGGGAATCCCTCCCAAAGATTGCTGCGGCCCACAGAAGCTCAAG ACGAGTTTCTTATCCTCCCAAAAAAAGACCACCAAAACAAATCCTATTCCAAGTCGTATGCACTAACCTCGGGGAAAGTGGAATCACCCATGAAGGTAAGAGAATGTGAAGGTTTTGACTTTTATATAAACCAGGATGGTGCCATCCTGACATGCGGCGGCAACTCGTCTGTACACCATGATCATGACATCTTGCAGAAAAACGAAGCCGGTCCATCTTCAGTATCCTCTTCGTTTACTGTTGATTCTATTCTTGAGTATTCAAATGTCACTGATAGCGAGCTTTCCGAATTGGGCTGGGGAGAAGAAAACGGTTTTGGTTCgattgaggaagaagtgCTAGAGGGCATTTGcgggagggaagagagacGAAGGGATCTACGCATGCCAGACTACGATTCTTGGGATGTGAAAGCCCTTCAG CTCTTGACCACGGATTATGGCTATAGATCTGTCAAGGATCGGTCGTCTTTGGTCCGGATCGCTACAGAATGCTGGAAAGCTTTGAATCCCCTTGAGGCTGAAGCATCCGAGGGAAGCATGTCGTCGGGAGAGCCTATATGTTTGGGTAATGGCTATTTACACGTTAGTGAAAACGATGGTAATTATGATCAGAAGCAATGCAAGGGTGGAAGTTCAGAAGGAGAAGGCCCGAATAAAGGTAAAAGTAACGATAATGTCGTCGATCTTCATGATCAGTTTCATGACATAATAGTAAATGATAGCGACTTGTACTTACGTATTCTTCACTACGAG CCTGTTGCCTTTGATGAATTGGTGATCAAAGCGATTGCATCAGGGATgacaagaagaggatggaaaAAAGAACTGAAGAATTATCTTGACCTACAG AGCGTAACATACTTTACCGGAGATTCAACATCACGCCGTGGATGGCGTTAG